From the Tetrapisispora phaffii CBS 4417 chromosome 10, complete genome genome, one window contains:
- the ALG8 gene encoding dolichyl-P-Glc:Glc1Man(9)GlcNAc(2)-PP-dolichol alpha-1,3-glucosyltransferase (similar to Saccharomyces cerevisiae ALG8 (YOR067C); ancestral locus Anc_5.669), which produces MSDDEYFYEDDDKSVVVESEDDISVMETDVYDEKVQDRRFSLWNFWISSLFLKLLLIPGYYSTDFDVHRNWLAITSNLPISKWYYENTSEWTLDYPPFFAYFEWVLSRFAPEIVKNDGCLDIVEVGQFGLPTIVFQRLTVIISEILLFAVLQYYINTSNSKERGQCFVVASSIVLSPGFLIIDHIHFQYNGFLFAIFIASIVAAKQKKYLACAVFYSISLCFKHIFLYLAPCYFVFLLRAYVLNFENFKFKSYMDLQSVIQWKRLFKLAGIVSGIFTICFAPFIFQLPQVLSRLFPFSRGLTHAYWAPNFWAMYSFIDKVLTFVMLRFPYVHKLMLSFTSSPILPKTAAEIRERMAQNNNGTKGLVQDYFFVILPQITPKLTFLLTLFYQILAVIPLLFDPSYKRFIGSLTLCGMASYLFGWHVHEKAIMLVIIPFSFLVVSDRRLLISFMLVTAAGYVSLFPLLFENQDFLLKILYTFCWFILYYSAFRKTTSLSTSVQRRVFFLDRLAIIYIILLIPMIYGTELISVLKLKFPILEHFSFLPLMTYSVYCSVGIISSWIGLSWLYNFDELLWV; this is translated from the coding sequence ATGTCTgatgatgaatatttttatgaGGACGATGATAAATCAGTTGTGGTTGAAAGTGAGGATGATATTTCTGTAATGGAGACAGATGTATATGATGAGAAAGTACAAGATAGAAGGTTTTCGTTGTGGAATTTTTGGATAAGTTCTTTGTTTCTTAAATTGTTATTGATTCCAGGTTATTATAGTACAGATTTTGATGTTCATAGGAACTGGTTGGCTATTACAAGTAACCTGCCGATTAGTAAATGGTACTATGAAAATACGAGTGAATGGACATTAGATTATCCACCATTTTTTGCCTATTTTGAGTGGGTATTATCAAGATTCGCTCctgaaattgttaaaaatgatgGATGTCTAGATATTGTGGAAGTTGGTCAATTTGGTTTACCTACTATTGTATTCCAAAGATTAACGGTTATAATTAgtgaaattttattatttgctGTGTtgcaatattatattaatactAGTAACTCGAAGGAGAGAGGACAATGTTTCGTGGTTGCCTCGAGTATTGTTTTATCTCCAGgttttttgattattgaTCATATACATTTCCAATATAATGGATTTTTGTTTGCTATTTTTATCGCATCCATCGTAGCagcaaaacaaaaaaaatatttggcATGTGCCGTATTCTATTCAATTAGTTTATGTTTTAaacatatatttttatatctaGCACCATGCTATTTTGTCTTCCTATTACGAGCATATGTCTTAAACTTcgaaaattttaaatttaagaGCTACATGGACTTACAAAGTGTGATTCAATGGAAAAGATTATTTAAACTTGCGGGCATTGTAAGTGGTATTTTTACTATCTGTTTTGCTccatttatttttcaacttCCTCAGGTGTTGAGCAGATTATTTCCTTTCTCAAGAGGTTTAACCCATGCTTATTGGGCACCAAACTTTTGGGCAATGTATTCCTTCATTGACAAAGTTTTAACATTTGTTATGCTAAGATTTCCATATGTCCACAAATTAATGCTGAGTTTCACGTCTTCTCCTATCTTACCAAAAACTGCTGCCGAAATCAGAGAACGTATGgctcaaaataataacgGTACAAAAGGTTTAGTACaagattatttttttgttattttacCTCAGATTACCCCTAAATTAACGTTCTTATTGACTTTATTCTACCAAATATTAGCAGTTATTCCACTTTTGTTTGATCCATCATATAAAAGATTTATTGGTTCGTTAACTTTATGTGGTATGGcatcatatttatttggaTGGCATGTTCATGAAAAAGCTATTATGCTAGTGATTATACCATTTTCCTTTTTAGTTGTCTCTGATAGAAGactattaatatcattcaTGTTGGTTACAGCCGCTGGTTATGTTTCATTATTCCCATTACTGTTTGAAAACCAAGACTTCTTACTGAAAATTTTGTACACTTTTTGTTGGTTTATTTTATACTACAGTGCATTTAGAAAGACTACTAGTCTATCGACTAGTGTTCAAAGAAGAGTATTCTTTTTGGACAGACTTGCAATcatttatatcattttattAATCCCAATGATATATGGAACTGAATTAATCAGCGTtctaaaattgaaatttccAATACTAGAACATTTTTCGTTCCTACCTTTAATGACGTATAGTGTCTATTGTTCAGTAGGTATCATCAGTTCCTGGATTGGTTTGTCATGGCTGTAcaattttgatgaattattatgGGTTTAA
- the YNG1 gene encoding Yng1p (similar to Saccharomyces cerevisiae YNG1 (YOR064C); ancestral locus Anc_5.665) — protein sequence MSFDIRHNFIKTLDHFPSELVRTLWTIQSLDFKCDSLKDTASDNDKEKKFLKLSRLQQAIYLENLVKKEAEYLEDYKNELSISLDIRKRHERNLNKKSTISEIRDVNKSIKKAVTKRKGKKLLIKINLKKHKDEMNSQIRQDIMNETLKVSKIDPNEPRYCNCNDISYGQMIACDNEKCPIEWFHYGCVGLTKAPSSEWFCSDSCREIAHKTNINVPPSDPVLDLNDTNSADANKSILTKKKKKRRKRFY from the coding sequence ATGAGCTTCGATATACGACACAATTTCATTAAGACGTTGGATCATTTCCCCAGTGAACTGGTTAGAACTCTTTGGACTATACAGTCTTTGGATTTTAAATGTGACTCGTTAAAAGATACTGCTagtgataatgataaagagaagaaatttttgaaattaagcAGATTACAACAGGCTAtatatttggaaaatttaGTAAAGAAAGAAGCTGAATACTTGGAGGATTACAAAAATGAACTATCTATTTCTCTCGACATTCGAAAGAGGCATGAACGAAATCTAAATAAGAAAAGTACTATCAGTGAGATACGTGATGTTAATAAATCTATTAAGAAAGCAGTCACTAAAAGAAAAGGGAAGAAACTATTGATCAagataaatttgaagaaacaTAAGGATGAGATGAATTCGCAAATAAGACAGGATATCATGAATGAAACATTGAAAGTGAGTAAGATCGATCCTAATGAACCACGGTACTGTAATTGTAATGATATATCTTATGGTCAAATGATTGCCTGTGATAATGAGAAATGTCCAATTGAATGGTTTCATTATGGATGTGTAGGTTTAACAAAAGCTCCATCAAGTGAATGGTTTTGCAGTGATTCATGTCGTGAAATTGCTCACAAAACGAACATAAACGTGCCGCCAAGCGATCCAGTACttgatttaaatgataCTAATAGCGCAGATGCAAATAAAAGCATCTTAAcgaaaaaaaagaagaagagaagaaagagattttattaa
- the GYP1 gene encoding GTPase-activating protein GYP1 (similar to Saccharomyces cerevisiae GYP1 (YOR070C); ancestral locus Anc_5.672): MGHKNGSKEMYQKDNTRGIHHSNGSNISLVNTLMKSLKVSSSSSAVNNPPLHETPVRTTSNDLRSPVRPVNGSGNFDAMAKQQTSAIRSSSSYSPMRYSSPSQSNSIMNSENNNNRHTSSSYHENGSAKKSYNFSNNANGTPKLNTYFKDLDEDWSAVIDDSNMPIPTVANGGISRSNSDTFSVPGTPINHEEQYGLSKKLTNSSIQTSYSVKNTSSNQYSYPQLPQLQHTQSSELKSKLELENEREAQELNSLMQRIAKFDNIVNDKKIVNQQELRTISWNGIPKIHRPKVWKLLIGYLPANIKRQEPHCKRKRQEYKDGIDHIFSDEHNRDIPTWHQIEIDIPRTNPTIPLYQFKTVQNSLQRILYLWAIRHPASGYVQGINDIVTPFFQTFLTEYLPTTQVDKVETIDPATYMTSEQIIDLEADTFWCLTKLLEQITDNYIHGQPGIIKQVKNLSQLVKRIDIDLYNHFQDENVEFMQFAFRWMNCLLMREFKIDAVIRMWDTYLAETSLETTMIQTPMIANSYIRTPTEQPTATFQNLNSPFNASGGLSKTMSSSADENNRASYSSLNEFHVFVCAAFLIKWSDKLLDMDFQEIITFLQNPPTSEWEENDIEMLLSEAFIWQSLYKDATSHWL; this comes from the coding sequence ATGGGTCATAAGAATGGATCTAAGGAAATGTATCAAAAGGATAATACGAGGGGAATTCACCACTCAAATGGGAGTAATATCAGTTTGGTGAACACGCTGATGAAATCCTTGAAAGTGTCTTCATCCTCTTCTGCTGTGAATAATCCTCCATTGCATGAAACTCCAGTTCGTACAACAAGCAATGATTTAAGATCTCCGGTAAGACCTGTGAATGGGTCTGGTAATTTTGATGCCATGGCAAAACAACAAACGTCAGCTATTAGATCATCAAGCTCGTATTCGCCTATGAGGTATAGCAGTCCTTCTCAAAGTAATTCGATTATGAAttcagaaaataataataatcgTCATACTTCCTCTTCTTATCATGAGAATGGAAGCGCTAAAAAATCATACAATTTCAGTAACAATGCCAATGGTACCCCTAAGCTGAATACctattttaaagatttgGATGAGGATTGGAGTGCTGTTATTGATGATTCTAATATGCCAATTCCTACTGTTGCTAATGGAGGCATCTCGAGAAGTAATTCAGACACATTTTCGGTGCCGGGCACTCCGATTAATCATGAAGAACAGTATGGCTTATCAAAGAAACTTACAAATTCCTCTATTCAAACATCTTATTCTGTAAAGAATACAAGTTCCAATCAGTATTCGTATCCTCAATTGCCTCAATTACAGCACACTCAAAGCTcagaattaaaatcaaaattagaaTTGGAAAATGAAAGGGAAGCGCAAGAGTTAAACTCGTTAATGCAAAGAATTGCCAAATTCGATAACATTGtgaatgataaaaaaatagttaATCAACAAGAGTTGAGGACAATTAGTTGGAATGGTATACCAAAAATTCATAGGCCAAAGGTCTGGAAATTATTGATTGGATATTTACCAgcaaatataaaaagacAAGAGCCCCATTGTAAAAGGAAGAGACAAGAATACAAAGATGGAATAGATCATATATTCTCAGATGAACACAACAGAGATATTCCAACTTGGCATCAGATAGAAATTGATATACCAAGAACCAATCCCACCATTCCATTATATCAATTCAAAACAGTACAGAATAGTTTACAAAGGATTCTATATCTATGGGCAATTAGGCATCCTGCTAGTGGGTATGTGCAAGGTATTAATGATATAGTAACTCCATTTTTTCAAACGTTTTTGACCGAATATTTACCAACGACTCAGGTAGACAAGGTAGAAACGATTGATCCAGCTACTTACATGACTTCAGAGCAAATAATAGATTTAGAAGCTGATACATTTTGGTGTTTGACAAAACTACTTGAACAAATAACtgataattatattcatgGCCAACCGGGTATAATAAAACAGGTTAAAAACTTGAGCCAATTGGTGAAAAGAATTGATATAGATCTTTATAATCATTTCCAAGATGAGAATGTTGAATTTATGCAATTTGCCTTTAGATGGATGAACTGTTTGTTGATGAgagaatttaaaattgatgCAGTTATCAGGATGTGGGATACATATTTGGCGGAAACTTCATTAGAAACAACGATGATACAAACGCCGATGATTGCCAATTCATACATTAGAACACCAACGGAACAACCCACCGCAACTTTTCAAAACTTAAACAGTCCATTTAATGCATCTGGTGGTTTATCGAAAACCATGTCATCTAGTGCTGATGAAAACAATAGGGCTAGTTACTCTAGTTTGAATGAATTTCATGTGTTTGTTTGCGCTGCATTTTTGATCAAATGGAGTGATAAGCTACTAGATATGGATTTCCAAGAAATAATCACATTTTTGCAGAATCCTCCCACTTCTGAGTGggaagaaaatgatattgaaatgCTTCTGAGTGAAGCGTTTATTTGGCAATCTTTATATAAGGATGCAACCTCACACTGGTTATGA
- the RPF2 gene encoding rRNA-binding ribosome biosynthesis protein RPF2 (similar to Saccharomyces cerevisiae RPF2 (YKR081C); ancestral locus Anc_5.674): MIRTVKPKNNRAKRALEKKESKLVENVKKALFVPGQTSNKLLHDVTVDLGALKKPFIKRFERKNNIHPFEETEQLEFFSEKNDASLIVLSTSSKKRKNNLTFVRTFGYKIYDMIELMVAENYKLLEDFRSQTFAVGLKPMFSFQGAAFDTHPVYKQIKSLFLDFFRGETTDLQDVAGLQHIISVTVQGDFQDGEALPNVLFRVYKLKTYKSEQGGRRLPRVELNEIGPRLDFKIGRIHTPSQDMEREAFKKAKQLESKVHKNIEKDLMGDKIGRIHLGKQDINQMQTRKMKGLKSRFDQVNSDDEEAYLNESETELNPALNGEEDTYGEDFVTADDESADEEPTKKKQRK, from the coding sequence ATGATCAGAACTGTCAAACCTAAGAATAACAGAGCCAAGAGAGCTTTGGAGAAAAAAGAATCCAAATTAGTTGAGAATGTTAAGAAAGCTCTTTTTGTTCCAGGTCAAACTTCTAATAAGTTGTTGCATGATGTTACTGTTGATCTGGGTGCTTTGAAGAAGCCGTTTATTAAGAGGTTCGAGAGAAAGAATAATATCCATCCTTTTGAAGAGACTGAGCAACTAGAATTTTTcagtgaaaaaaatgatgcCTCTTTGATTGTATTGAGTACCAGTTCcaagaagagaaagaaCAACTTGACTTTCGTGCGTACGTTTGGCTACAAGATCTACGACATGATCGAGCTGATGGTAGCTGAAAACTACAAGTTGTTGGAAGATTTCAGATCACAAACTTTCGCAGTAGGTTTGAAACCAATGTTCTCCTTCCAAGGTGCTGCCTTTGACACTCATCCAGTCTACAAACAGATTAAATCTTTGTTCTTGGACTTCTTTAGAGGCGAGACCACTGATTTGCAAGATGTTGCAGGCCTGCAACATATTATTTCCGTCACTGTTCAAGGTGATTTCCAGGACGGTGAAGCTTTGCCAAACGTGCTGTTCAGAGTTTATAAGCTGAAGACGTACAAATCGGAGCAAGGTGGACGTCGTTTACCTAGAGTCGAGCTGAACGAAATTGGGCCGCGTTTGGACTTCAAAATCGGTAGAATCCATACTCCATCTCAAGACATGGAAAGAGAAGCTTTCAAGAAGGCTAAACAATTGGAGTCGAAGGTGCATAAGAATATAGAAAAGGACTTGATGGGTGACAAGATCGGCAGAATCCATTTGGGTAAGCAAGACATCAACCAAATGCAAACAAGAAAGATGAAGGGTCTAAAGTCAAGATTTGATCAAGTCAAttcagatgatgaagagGCTTATTTGAATGAGAGTGAAACTGAATTGAATCCAGCCCTTAACGGTGAAGAAGATACTTATGGTGAAGACTTCGTCACTGCCGATGATGAAAGTGCAGATGAAGAGCCTACCAAAAAGAAGCAAAGGAAATAA
- the TPHA0J01350 gene encoding uncharacterized protein (similar to Saccharomyces cerevisiae YKR075C and YOR062C; ancestral locus Anc_5.663), with protein MLHESLDDLALTKDNIIFFDNFNNYEKQAIDYFTYSPENIDYNLTYAKYFNVLNTYKSNIYNEKIRLPSCSSDDPLDYTIYLKRLINCVFRKWSMKLFNRKDKVDPLDINWKKDSDITVLYGPDLALSDFKYIDINIAPNKSESPNDDIYDKRMSPMTNNDFLECNDHLSRSTSVASSTSSNNNSCNKNLQFKDTVLRRYIYSKGNHYDFRVMINDYKQY; from the coding sequence ATGTTACATGAGTCTTTAGATGATTTAGCTTTAACaaaagataatataatattttttgataatttcaataattatGAGAAACAAGCAATCGATTATTTCACGTATTCCCCAGAAAACattgattataatttaacgTATGCAAAGTACTTCAATGTATTAAACACATATAAGTCAAACATTTACAATGAAAAGATCAGATTACCATCCTGTTCTAGTGATGATCCGCTAGATTACacaatttatttgaaaagacTAATAAACTGTGTCTTTAGAAAATGGTCAATGAAACTGTTCAATAGAAAGGATAAGGTGGATCCGTTAGATATCAATTGGAAGAAAGATTCTGATATCACGGTATTGTATGGACCAGATTTGGCATTATCTGATTTTAAATACATAGATATCAACATTGCTCCTAATAAGTCAGAATCCCCTAACGatgatatatatgataaaCGAATGTCACCAATGACAAATAACGATTTCCTAGAATGCAATGATCACCTTTCAAGATCAACTAGCGTCGCAAGTTCTACGTCgtcaaataataattcatgTAATAAAAACTTGCAATTCAAGGATACGGTATTAAGAAGATACATTTATAGCAAAGGTAACCATTACGATTTTAGAGTAATGATAAATGACTATAAACAATACTGA
- the RPL3 gene encoding 60S ribosomal protein uL3 (similar to Saccharomyces cerevisiae RPL3 (YOR063W); ancestral locus Anc_5.664), translated as MSHRKYEAPRHGHLGFLPRKRAASVRGKVRAFPKDDKSKPVALTSFLGYKAGMTTIVRDLDRPGSKFHKREIVEAVTVVDTPEIVVVGVVGYVETPRGLRSLTTVWAEHLSDEVKRRFYKNWYKSKKKAFTKYSAKYAQEGAGIERELARIKKYASVVRVLVHTQVRKTPLVQKKAHLAEIQLNGGSISEKVDWAREHFEKTVAVDSVFEQNEMIDVVAVTKGHGFEGVTHRWGTKRLPRKTHRGLRKVACIGPWHPAHVMWSVARAGQNGYHHRTSINHKIYRVGKAGDEASAATNFDRTKKTINPMGGFVQYGNVNNDFIMVKGSIPGTKKRVVTLRKSLYTNTSRKALEEVTLKWIDTASKFGKGRFQTPAEKHAFMGTLKKDL; from the coding sequence atGTCTCACAGAAAATACGAAGCTCCACGTCACGGTCATTTAGGTTTCTTACCAAGAAAGAGAGCCGCCTCTGTTAGAGGTAAGGTTAGAGCTTTCCCAAAGGACGACAAGTCTAAGCCTGTTGCTTTAACTTCCTTCTTAGGTTACAAGGCCGGTATGACTACCATTGTCAGAGACTTAGACAGACCAGGTTCCAAGTTCCACAAGAGAGAAATTGTTGAAGCTGTTACTGTCGTCGACACTCCAgaaattgttgttgtcGGTGTCGTCGGTTACGTCGAAACCCCAAGAGGTTTAAGATCTTTAACCACTGTCTGGGCTGAACATTTATCTGATGAAGTCAAGAGAAGATTCTACAAGAACTGGTACAAGTCTAAGAAGAAGGCTTTCACCAAGTACTCTGCCAAATACGCCCAAGAAGGTGCTGGTATTGAAAGAGAATTAGCTAGAATCAAGAAGTACGCTTCTGTTGTCAGAGTCTTAGTCCACACTCAAGTTAGAAAGACTCCATTAGTTCAAAAGAAGGCTCACTTAGCtgaaattcaattgaacGGTGGTTCTATCTCTGAAAAGGTTGACTGGGCCAGAGAACATTTCGAAAAGACCGTCGCTGTCGACTCCGTCTTTGAACAAAACGAAATGATCGATGTTGTCGCTGTCACCAAGGGTCACGGTTTCGAAGGTGTTACCCACAGATGGGGTACCAAGAGATTACCAAGAAAGACTCATAGAGGTCTAAGAAAGGTTGCTTGTATCGGTCCATGGCATCCAGCCCACGTTATGTGGTCTGTTGCCAGAGCTGGTCAAAACGGTTACCATCACAGAACTTCCATCAACCACAAGATCTACAGAGTCGGTAAGGCTGGTGATGAAGCTTCTGCTGCTACTAACTTCGACAGAACCAAGAAGACCATTAACCCAATGGGTGGTTTCGTTCAATACGGTAACGTTAACAACGATTTCATCATGGTTAAGGGTTCTATCCCAGGTACCAAGAAGAGAGTTGTTACTTTAAGAAAATCCTTATACACTAACACCTCCAGAAAGGCCTTAGAAGAAGTTACCTTAAAATGGATTGACACAGCTTCTAAGTTCGGTAAGGGTAGATTCCAAACTCCAGCTGAAAAGCACGCTTTCATGGGTACTTTAAAGAAGGATTTATAA
- the VPS5 gene encoding sorting nexin 1 (similar to Saccharomyces cerevisiae YKR078W and VPS5 (YOR069W); ancestral locus Anc_5.670): MPNYSHDDLTKSVWDDEVIEKDSIEYKYKNFANINESPQSNMIYSELADTLNVLDIKHDPDPENSSVKLESNPFEQIFETKVETVVDNSRTQNINIWGDPFKMNTQDSAKVFDYDTAMSTLTEINDDEGTIYEQTVTNNGLRSDGLLFSNVSPVKLGIKENSDKPEEIISPTKQSIKGKLLYKNKRIPRKTEVNSIPTFDPLSIMHAASTSLPDKLNETTSGKQSFNQASIKNLKGSLVNNDTIEIDESNTESENAATIGNTLKDLNPLKPFTIKVTNPEKTSDLGSTYIKYCITSESELLENTTVEVFRRYSDIRWLYRQLQYNHWGKIIPVPPEKQVIGRFEQHFIESRRKQIEIMLNKIANDPELQNDTTFHMFLTSIDIVNERRNMEIETGSNASNDSNNLSEVHIGEVKLLGKEDGLEVIRQGGLDKNYKPSLINLSFNVAPKYNETNEYFKRCKERFSNTELKLEKLINELEKIILENANTVESIHQFTKMISTFIPEDDSDFSELLRNFQEVNKDICKVSSYFNNTSVSELMFELIAYKQSLSSANAILNQRNQIGYFIVILNKELKKVEDNIRSLKNSSLTTDDNPRIQELNAKKSLTTTRLNKIKRHFINLEKISKTEIRAFDMMYATENMDKITTYIELSIGCQQKVIELWQTFYKNNL, from the coding sequence ATGCCAAATTACAGCCATGATGATTTAACCAAGTCTGTATGGGATGACGAGGTTATAGAAAAGGATTCGatagaatataaatataagaattttgctaatattaatgaaagtCCCCAAAGTAATATGATCTATTCCGAGTTAGCAGATACATTAAATGTATTAGATATCAAACATGATCCAGATCCAGAAAATAGTTCTGTGAAATTGGAGTCTAATCCTTTTGAGcaaatttttgaaactaAAGTGGAAACTGTTGTCGACAATTCTAGGACACagaatatcaatatatgGGGTGACCCATTTAAAATGAATACCCAAGATTCTGCCAAAGTGTTTGACTACGACACTGCAATGAGTACCTTAACAGAAATAAATGACGACGAAGGTACTATATATGAACAAACGGTAACAAATAATGGACTGAGATCCGATGGTTTACTATTTAGTAATGTCTCACCTGTTAAGTTAggaattaaagaaaatagcGATAAACcagaagaaataatttcacCTACTAAACAAAGCATAAAAGGGAAGCTTTtatataagaataaaaGAATACCCAGAAAGACTGAGGTTAATAGTATACCGACGTTTGATCCTTTATCAATTATGCATGCAGCATCAACTTCGTTGCCAGACAAGTTAAACGAAACTACATCAGGAAAACAATCTTTCAATCAAGCCTCAATTAAAAACTTGAAAGGTTCTCttgtaaataatgatactatagaaattgatgaaagCAATACAGAGTCAGAAAATGCTGCAACAATTGGCAACACACTAAAAGATTTAAATCCTTTAAAACCATTTACAATAAAAGTAACCAATCCTGAAAAGACAAGCGACTTAGGCTCAacttatataaaatattgcATTACATCCGAGTCTGAACTGCTTGAAAATACCACTGTTGAAGTATTTAGAAGATATTCAGATATTAGATGGCTATATCGCCAACTCCAGTATAATCATTGGGGGAAGATAATTCCTGTACCTCCAGAAAAACAAGTTATTGGTAGATTTGAACAACACTTTATTGAGAGTagaagaaaacaaataGAGATTatgttaaataaaatagcGAATGATCCTGAACTACAAAATGATACAACTTTTCATATGTTTTTGACTTCAATTGATATTGTTaatgaaagaagaaatatgGAGATTGAAACTGGTTCCAATGCTTCAAATGACAGTAATAACTTATCAGAAGTTCACATAGGTGAAGTTAAACTGCTGGgaaaagaagatggacttGAAGTAATACGGCAAGGCGGTTTggataaaaattataaaccATCGTTAATAAATCTTTCTTTCAATGTTGCACCAAAGTATAACGAAActaatgaatattttaaaagatgtAAAGAGCGCTTTTCAAATACAGAATTGAAgttagaaaaattaattaatgaattagaGAAGATCATTCTGGAAAACGCTAACACTGTTGAGTCTATTCATCAATTCAcaaaaatgatttcaaCTTTTATACCGGAAGATGATAGTGATTTTTCAGAGTTATTACGGAATTTTCAAGAGgttaataaagatatttgCAAAGTTTCGTCGTATTTTAACAATACATCGGTATCTGAATTAATGTTTGAATTGATAGCATATAAACAGTCTTTATCAAGCGCAAATGCTATATTAAACCAAAGGAATCAAATAGGCTATTTTATCGTCATACTTAATAAAGAACTCAAAAAGGTTGAAGATAATATCAGATCACTAAAAAACAGCTCTTTAACGACAGATGATAATCCAAGAATCCAAGAATTAAATGCTAAGAAAAGTCTCACAACAACAAggttaaataaaataaaacgACACTTCATTAATCttgaaaaaatttcaaaaacagAAATTAGAGCTTTTGATATGATGTATGCCACGGAAAATATGGATAAAATTACAACTTATATCGAATTATCAATAGGTTGCCAACAAAAAGTCATTGAACTTTGGCAGACTTtctataaaaataatttgtag